A region from the SAR86 cluster bacterium genome encodes:
- a CDS encoding 3-hydroxyacyl-CoA dehydrogenase, whose amino-acid sequence MILKNNVALVTGGASGLGRATVEHFVNNGAKVAILDLNKENALEIIENLGEDNVCFIETNVMEEESVQNAITAIKDKYKKLHFVINCAGTGYGARILGKDKPHPLDHFKFIIDLNLVGTFNVMRLAAELIDKNDPSIDGEKGVIINTASVAGYEGQIGQSAYSASKAGVIGLTLTAARDLARHGIRVCTIAPGIFDTPLMKMAPDKIRDPLLDSTQFPHRFGNPQEFALLSEHIVNNSYLNGETIRLDSGMRMTPR is encoded by the coding sequence ATGATTTTAAAAAATAATGTGGCTTTAGTTACAGGTGGTGCGTCTGGTCTTGGTCGAGCAACAGTTGAACATTTTGTAAACAATGGCGCAAAAGTAGCAATCTTAGATTTAAATAAAGAAAACGCACTGGAAATAATTGAAAATCTTGGTGAAGATAACGTATGTTTTATTGAAACAAACGTCATGGAAGAAGAGTCTGTTCAAAATGCTATTACAGCTATAAAAGATAAATACAAAAAATTACACTTTGTAATTAATTGTGCAGGAACAGGATACGGAGCAAGAATTCTTGGAAAAGATAAACCTCATCCATTAGACCATTTTAAATTTATCATAGATCTTAATCTTGTTGGTACCTTTAACGTAATGAGATTAGCTGCTGAACTTATTGATAAAAATGATCCTTCAATTGATGGTGAAAAAGGAGTAATAATAAATACTGCCTCTGTTGCCGGCTATGAAGGACAAATTGGCCAATCTGCTTATAGCGCTTCAAAAGCAGGTGTGATAGGTCTAACTCTTACAGCAGCCAGAGATCTTGCTAGGCATGGAATAAGAGTCTGTACAATTGCCCCCGGTATTTTTGATACGCCCTTGATGAAAATGGCGCCAGATAAAATTAGAGATCCTTTATTAGACTCAACTCAGTTTCCTCATAGGTTTGGAAATCCACAAGAATTTGCACTTTTGTCAGAACACATAGTTAATAATAGTTACTTAAATGGAGAAACTATCAGATTAGATTCTGGTATGAGAATGACACCAAGATAA
- a CDS encoding TorF family putative porin — MKKLFLMLAVMSLPSFAAVSANVGITSDYIWRGMTQSDGISVSGGFDYENDSGFYAGVWGANINWGYATDDAGVLTEYGSGNEFDVYFGYGTEVGGIGVDIGYVMFKYPGIDAYDFEEIVLGLSMGDFGITYAAGQDDFTDYLEFSYAIGAVGVSYGQYDDMGDNFLISYGFGCGSYDCSIAYTDFSDEGYSGVDEDALVFSIGASL; from the coding sequence ATGAAAAAGTTATTTTTAATGTTAGCTGTCATGTCTTTACCTTCATTTGCTGCTGTTAGTGCAAACGTTGGTATTACATCAGACTACATTTGGAGAGGAATGACCCAATCAGATGGTATTTCTGTTTCAGGTGGTTTTGATTATGAAAATGACAGTGGTTTTTATGCAGGCGTATGGGGCGCAAACATCAATTGGGGCTATGCAACAGATGATGCTGGTGTCTTAACAGAATACGGCTCTGGAAACGAATTTGACGTATATTTTGGTTACGGAACTGAAGTTGGCGGCATTGGAGTTGATATTGGTTATGTAATGTTTAAATACCCTGGAATTGATGCGTATGATTTCGAAGAAATCGTATTAGGTCTAAGCATGGGTGATTTTGGAATTACATATGCAGCTGGTCAAGATGATTTTACTGATTATTTAGAATTCTCATATGCAATCGGTGCGGTTGGAGTTTCATATGGTCAATATGATGATATGGGAGATAACTTCTTGATCTCTTATGGTTTTGGTTGTGGATCATATGACTGCAGTATCGCTTATACAGACTTCTCTGATGAGGGATATAGCGGTGTAGACGAAGATGCATTAGTTTTTTCAATAGGTGCAAGCCTCTAA
- a CDS encoding P-II family nitrogen regulator, with translation MKLITAIIKPFKLQEVREALVASGIEGLTISEVKGYGRQKGHTEMYRGSEYSVDTLPKIMLEIIVEDSKTESVTDTIVKTAQTGKIGDGKIFITNIDHVVRIRTGETGSEAI, from the coding sequence ATGAAACTAATTACAGCGATCATAAAACCATTTAAGCTTCAAGAAGTAAGAGAAGCTTTAGTGGCTTCTGGTATAGAAGGTTTAACCATATCAGAAGTTAAAGGTTATGGACGTCAAAAAGGCCATACAGAAATGTACAGAGGTTCTGAATATTCTGTAGATACCTTACCAAAGATAATGCTTGAGATAATTGTTGAAGATTCAAAGACAGAGTCAGTTACTGACACTATCGTGAAAACTGCTCAAACAGGCAAAATCGGTGACGGAAAAATCTTTATTACTAATATTGATCACGTAGTTAGAATCAGAACCGGCGAAACCGGTTCTGAAGCAATATAA